A single Gemmatimonadales bacterium DNA region contains:
- a CDS encoding SDR family oxidoreductase: MSTGIEGKVVVITGASSGLGEAAARHLCAQGASVVLGARRADRLQALAKELTAQGGKALALATDVTDYEQVKRLVDTAVRTFGRIDVMLNNAGLMPHSPLERLKIDDWNRTIDVGLKGVLYGIAAALPHMQRQKSGHIINVSSVAGHKVRPGGVVYAATKTAVRVLSEGLRMEVKPYNIRTTIISPGAVATELVDSITEPDIRQGVREMTAEMALPAETFARMVAFAIGQPEQVDVNEILFRPTRQEL; the protein is encoded by the coding sequence ATGAGCACCGGCATCGAAGGCAAAGTCGTCGTCATCACGGGCGCGAGCAGCGGGCTCGGCGAGGCGGCCGCCCGGCATCTCTGCGCTCAGGGCGCCAGCGTCGTGCTGGGGGCGCGGCGCGCCGATCGTCTCCAGGCGCTGGCCAAGGAGCTGACGGCCCAGGGCGGCAAGGCGCTCGCCCTGGCCACCGACGTCACCGACTACGAGCAGGTGAAGCGGCTCGTGGACACGGCCGTGCGGACCTTCGGGCGGATCGACGTGATGCTCAACAACGCGGGCCTGATGCCGCACTCGCCGCTCGAGCGCCTCAAGATCGACGACTGGAACCGGACGATCGACGTGGGCCTCAAGGGCGTCCTGTACGGCATCGCCGCGGCGCTGCCCCACATGCAGCGGCAGAAATCCGGCCACATCATCAACGTCTCCTCCGTGGCGGGTCACAAGGTGCGGCCGGGGGGCGTCGTCTACGCGGCGACGAAGACGGCCGTCCGGGTGCTCTCCGAGGGACTCCGCATGGAGGTGAAGCCGTACAATATCCGCACGACGATCATCTCACCGGGCGCGGTCGCCACGGAACTGGTGGACAGCATCACGGAGCCCGACATCCGGCAGGGCGTCCGGGAGATGACCGCCGAGATGGCGCTTCCCGCGGAGACGTTCGCGCGGATGGTCGCCTTCGCCATCGGCCAGCCGGAGCAGGTGGACGTGAACGAGATCCTGTTCCGACCCACGCGCCAGGAGCTCTAG